The following proteins are co-located in the Fusobacteria bacterium ZRK30 genome:
- a CDS encoding ketoacyl-ACP synthase III, whose amino-acid sequence MKTIKSFGILGIGTYVPEKIMTNFDLEKIVDTSDAWIQKMTGIKERRIAAENEATSDLAYNAAVKALESSNTKAEELDLIVVATMTLDYFTPSVSAILQKRLGAHHAAAFDLGAACSGFVYGLEAGGNFIATGMYKKVLVIGAEVFSRILDWEDRNTCVLFGDGAAAAVLGEVEEGHGIIGSHLGADGDLDDVLVIPAGGSRAPATHETVDNRSHYLKMKGPEVFKFAVKAMPGAVEKVLANTGIGIDELELIVPHQANMRIISSAAKKLKFPTEKFVINLDKYGNTSAASVGLALGEAVEKGMIKKGDNIALVGFGAGLTYASCVMKWAY is encoded by the coding sequence ATGAAAACTATTAAAAGTTTTGGAATATTGGGAATAGGAACCTATGTCCCTGAAAAGATAATGACAAATTTTGATTTGGAAAAAATAGTGGATACTTCAGATGCGTGGATACAAAAAATGACTGGGATAAAGGAGAGAAGGATAGCTGCGGAAAACGAAGCTACCTCAGATCTTGCCTATAATGCAGCAGTGAAAGCTTTGGAATCATCTAATACAAAGGCAGAGGAATTAGATCTAATAGTAGTGGCTACCATGACACTGGATTATTTTACTCCATCTGTATCGGCTATATTACAAAAAAGGTTAGGTGCACACCATGCAGCGGCCTTTGATTTAGGTGCGGCTTGTAGTGGTTTTGTATACGGGTTAGAAGCTGGAGGAAACTTTATAGCTACTGGTATGTATAAAAAAGTGTTGGTAATAGGTGCAGAGGTGTTCTCAAGAATCTTAGATTGGGAAGACAGAAATACCTGTGTGTTGTTTGGTGATGGAGCAGCAGCAGCAGTGTTAGGAGAAGTAGAAGAAGGTCATGGTATTATAGGTTCTCACCTAGGTGCTGACGGAGACTTGGATGATGTGTTGGTTATCCCGGCAGGTGGATCTAGAGCTCCTGCGACCCATGAAACTGTAGATAATAGATCTCACTACCTTAAGATGAAAGGGCCGGAAGTTTTTAAATTTGCTGTAAAAGCAATGCCTGGAGCAGTGGAAAAAGTATTGGCAAATACAGGGATAGGTATAGATGAATTAGAATTGATTGTGCCGCATCAAGCTAATATGAGGATTATTAGTTCCGCAGCGAAAAAATTGAAATTCCCGACAGAAAAGTTTGTAATCAACTTAGATAAATACGGGAATACTTCAGCAGCTTCTGTAGGTTTAGCATTGGGAGAAGCAGTGGAAAAAGGGATGATTAAAAAAGGTGATAATATAGCATTGGTAGGCTTTGGAGCTGGATTAACATATGCATCATGCGTCATGAAATGGGCATATTAA
- the plsX gene encoding phosphate acyltransferase PlsX, whose amino-acid sequence MRIALDAMGGDYAPLETVKGAVEAIGENKNIRVILVGKEELIKEELLKYSYDEDRIEIKNATEVIEMDEKTSPTVAVRAKKDASMNVALEMVKNGEATACISAGNTGALMTASQLKLKRIKGVLRPAITTVFPANDNKHIVLLDAGANADCKPEYLDQFATMANEYAKVLLNIESPRIGLLNIGEEDGKGNELTKSAFYLLKENKNIDFCGNIETREMTNGTVDVVVTDGFTGNIVLKTAEGTVHFMKNIIKDGVKKSLLAKIGALLMSSVFKEMKKQSDSSEYGGALFMGLNGISIKAHGNSDSKAIKNAILVGNKFAENNFIESLKKVIGGKDENY is encoded by the coding sequence TTGAGAATAGCATTAGACGCTATGGGTGGTGACTATGCTCCCTTAGAAACAGTAAAGGGTGCAGTGGAAGCTATCGGTGAAAATAAAAATATCCGTGTGATCCTTGTAGGGAAGGAAGAACTTATAAAAGAAGAACTATTAAAATATAGTTATGATGAGGATAGAATAGAGATAAAAAATGCGACAGAAGTGATAGAGATGGATGAAAAGACATCTCCGACAGTAGCTGTAAGAGCTAAAAAAGATGCATCTATGAATGTGGCTTTAGAGATGGTAAAAAATGGGGAAGCAACAGCTTGTATATCAGCTGGAAATACAGGGGCCCTTATGACTGCAAGTCAGTTGAAGTTGAAAAGGATTAAAGGGGTTCTGAGACCGGCTATAACAACGGTATTCCCGGCAAACGATAACAAACATATAGTGTTGCTCGATGCAGGGGCAAATGCTGATTGTAAGCCGGAGTACCTGGACCAGTTTGCCACTATGGCAAATGAATATGCTAAGGTATTATTAAATATAGAGAGTCCTAGGATCGGTTTACTTAATATAGGAGAGGAAGATGGTAAGGGAAATGAACTTACTAAATCTGCATTCTACCTGTTAAAAGAAAATAAAAATATAGATTTTTGCGGAAATATAGAAACTCGTGAGATGACTAATGGGACTGTAGATGTAGTGGTAACAGATGGATTTACAGGGAATATAGTTTTAAAAACAGCAGAGGGGACGGTTCATTTTATGAAAAATATCATAAAGGACGGTGTCAAGAAAAGTCTGTTGGCCAAAATAGGAGCCTTACTTATGAGTTCTGTATTCAAAGAGATGAAAAAACAGTCTGATTCATCGGAATATGGTGGAGCGTTATTCATGGGACTCAATGGGATATCTATAAAGGCGCATGGGAACTCAGATTCAAAAGCTATAAAAAATGCTATCTTAGTTGGTAATAAATTTGCAGAAAACAACTTTATAGAAAGTTTAAAAAAGGTAATTGGAGGAAAAGATGAAAACTATTAA
- the rpmF gene encoding 50S ribosomal protein L32 — MAVPKKKTSKAKKNMRRSHHALKGTNLATCSNCGAPKRPHRVCLECGSYKGKQVLTNEAE; from the coding sequence ATGGCAGTACCTAAGAAGAAAACATCAAAAGCTAAGAAAAACATGAGAAGATCGCACCACGCTTTAAAAGGAACTAACTTAGCTACGTGTTCTAACTGTGGAGCTCCAAAGAGACCTCACAGAGTATGTTTAGAATGTGGAAGTTACAAAGGTAAGCAAGTTTTAACTAACGAAGCTGAATAA
- a CDS encoding YceD family protein, translating into MKKNIDQLKMKRETKFQFTETLEDILIEGAVVPKVDVDYLLELVEGEVIIRGEYTAFVKTNCVRCLEEIEVKVSGEFFGDYKETKDYDEYIESLGKEAQVLDDMVEELVDGEVDISSLVRDYIILDMPQFPACEPECGGLEELEKYRDSGIDSRWQKLLDLKN; encoded by the coding sequence TTGAAAAAAAATATTGATCAGTTAAAAATGAAAAGAGAAACTAAATTTCAATTTACAGAGACGTTAGAAGATATTCTAATAGAAGGAGCAGTAGTTCCTAAAGTGGATGTAGATTACTTATTAGAATTAGTTGAAGGCGAGGTCATCATTAGAGGTGAATATACAGCTTTTGTAAAGACTAATTGTGTTAGGTGTTTAGAGGAGATCGAAGTAAAGGTTTCTGGAGAATTTTTCGGAGATTACAAAGAAACTAAAGATTATGATGAGTATATCGAATCTCTAGGTAAGGAAGCACAAGTATTAGATGACATGGTAGAAGAGTTAGTTGATGGCGAGGTGGATATAAGCTCTTTAGTGAGAGATTACATTATTTTGGATATGCCTCAATTTCCAGCCTGTGAACCAGAATGCGGCGGGTTAGAAGAACTAGAAAAATATCGTGACAGTGGTATAGACTCCAGATGGCAGAAGCTGCTGGATTTAAAGAATTAA